In one window of Nocardiopsis aegyptia DNA:
- the thrB gene encoding homoserine kinase, giving the protein MVVRAPATSANLGPGFDALGLALRLDNVFDVRLREDGDLRVEVAGEGAGEVPLDQRHLVVRAMRETFERAGEKLPGLDLACVNNVPHARGLGSSSSAIVGGVAAAGALLGRTGPDGGPDRDWIYQIAADLEGHPDNVAPCVFGGYTVAYRDGDRWGAAALTPDPRVLPVLCVPEWRLSTERARGLLPESVPHGDAAFTAGRAALLTAAVCGHVADLYAATEDRLHESYRAPAMPRTLDLVRDLRELDRLPAVVSGAGPTVLVLCTVREGIASEESPEIVRQIDSISRRTGNDWDIRPLLVEPAGVRTPSPHS; this is encoded by the coding sequence GTGGTCGTCCGCGCGCCGGCCACCAGCGCCAACCTCGGTCCGGGCTTCGACGCCCTGGGCCTGGCACTGCGGCTGGACAACGTCTTCGACGTCCGCCTGCGCGAGGACGGCGACCTGCGCGTCGAGGTCGCGGGGGAGGGCGCCGGAGAGGTCCCGCTCGACCAACGCCACCTCGTGGTGCGCGCGATGCGCGAGACCTTCGAACGGGCGGGGGAGAAGCTGCCGGGCCTCGACCTGGCCTGCGTCAACAACGTGCCGCACGCCCGGGGCCTGGGCTCGTCCTCCTCGGCGATCGTGGGCGGCGTCGCCGCCGCCGGCGCCCTGCTGGGGCGGACGGGACCCGACGGCGGGCCGGACCGCGACTGGATCTACCAGATCGCGGCGGACCTGGAGGGCCACCCCGACAACGTCGCCCCGTGCGTGTTCGGCGGCTACACGGTGGCCTACCGCGACGGCGACCGGTGGGGCGCGGCCGCGCTCACCCCCGACCCGCGCGTCCTGCCGGTGCTGTGCGTGCCCGAGTGGCGGCTGTCCACCGAGCGTGCCCGCGGCCTGCTCCCGGAGAGCGTCCCGCACGGGGACGCGGCCTTCACCGCGGGGCGCGCCGCGCTGCTCACCGCGGCCGTTTGTGGCCACGTGGCAGACCTGTACGCGGCCACCGAGGATCGGCTACACGAGTCCTACCGGGCCCCGGCCATGCCCAGGACCCTGGATCTGGTCCGTGACCTGCGCGAACTCGACCGGCTGCCCGCGGTGGTGTCCGGGGCGGGTCCCACGGTGCTGGTGCTGTGCACGGTGCGCGAGGGAATCGCGAGCGAGGAATCACCGGAAATCGTCCGGCAGATTGATTCGATCAGTCGCAGGACGGGTAATGATTGGGACATACGCCCCCTGCTCGTCGAGCCGGCGGGGGTGCGGACCCCATCTCCCCATTCGTAG
- the thrC gene encoding threonine synthase: MARAWRGVVEEYRDRLPVNENTPVVTLQEGGTPLLPATRVSALTGCEVFLKVEGLNPTGSFKDRGMTMAITKAAEEGAKAVICASTGNTSASAAAYAIRAGMTCAVLVPRGKIAMGKLAQALVHGARLLQVDGNFDDCLELARKLSVDYPVALVNSVNPYRLQGQKTAAFEIVDALGDAPDVHCIPVGNAGNITAYWMGYGEYADDGIATRRPRMLGFQASGSAPIVDGAPVTSPSTIATAIRIGNPASWKLAEQARDESGGLIDKVTDRQIMAAYKLLAAEEGVFVELASAASVAGLLQAVEAGQVERGSRVVCTVTGNGLKDPDWALAGASSATTVPVDALAAAKALDLV, from the coding sequence ATGGCACGGGCCTGGCGAGGGGTCGTCGAGGAGTACCGCGACCGCCTTCCCGTCAACGAGAACACCCCCGTCGTCACCCTTCAGGAGGGCGGCACGCCCCTGCTGCCGGCCACGCGCGTCTCCGCCCTCACGGGCTGCGAGGTGTTCCTGAAGGTGGAGGGGCTCAACCCCACCGGGTCCTTCAAGGACCGCGGGATGACGATGGCCATCACCAAGGCCGCCGAAGAGGGCGCCAAGGCCGTCATCTGCGCCTCCACCGGCAACACCAGCGCGAGCGCCGCCGCCTACGCCATCCGCGCGGGTATGACGTGCGCGGTGCTGGTGCCCCGCGGCAAGATCGCCATGGGCAAGCTCGCCCAGGCCCTCGTCCACGGCGCCCGCCTGCTCCAGGTCGACGGCAACTTCGACGACTGCCTGGAACTGGCCCGCAAGCTCAGCGTCGACTACCCCGTCGCCCTGGTGAACTCGGTCAACCCCTACCGCCTCCAGGGGCAGAAGACCGCGGCCTTCGAGATCGTCGACGCCCTCGGTGACGCCCCCGACGTCCACTGCATCCCCGTGGGCAACGCCGGCAACATCACCGCCTACTGGATGGGCTACGGCGAGTACGCCGACGACGGCATCGCCACGCGCCGCCCCCGGATGCTCGGCTTCCAGGCCAGCGGCTCCGCGCCGATCGTCGACGGGGCGCCCGTCACCAGCCCGAGCACCATCGCCACGGCGATCCGCATCGGCAACCCGGCCTCGTGGAAGCTCGCGGAACAGGCCCGCGACGAGTCCGGCGGCCTCATCGACAAGGTCACCGACCGCCAGATCATGGCCGCCTACAAGCTCCTCGCCGCCGAGGAGGGCGTCTTCGTCGAACTGGCCTCCGCGGCCAGCGTCGCCGGACTCCTCCAGGCCGTCGAGGCCGGCCAGGTCGAACGCGGCAGCCGCGTCGTGTGCACCGTCACCGGCAACGGCCTCAAGGACCCCGACTGGGCACTGGCCGGAGCCTCCTCCGCCACCACCGTCCCCGTCGACGCCCTGGCCGCGGCCAAGGCCCTCGACCTCGTCTGA
- a CDS encoding homoserine dehydrogenase: MAMKVALLGCGVVGSEVVRLVNEQAEELAARVGTPIEIGGIAVRRMDRDRGVDPALLTTDATGLVTRPDIDVVVEVIGGIEPARSLMLAAMKAGKSVVTANKALLAEDGQTLHAAARDAGVDLYYEAAVAGAIPLLRPLRDSLAGDRVHRVLGIVNGTTNYVLDRMDSLGAGFTESLEEAQALGYAEADPTADVEGFDAAAKAAILARLAFHTQRVTAADVHREGITGVSAADIASARDMGCVVKLLAICQRSEDGASVGVRVHPVMLPVEHPLAGVKEAYNAVFVEAESAGRLMFYGAGAGGTPTASAVLGDLVAVVRNRIADTSVAEGAHDTGLPVHDMGHTITSYHVSLDVADRPGVLSKVAEIFADHGVSIKNVRQEGSGDDAQLVLVSHPAPDSALSSTVERLRGHDMVREVASVMRVETFAD, encoded by the coding sequence ATGGCGATGAAGGTGGCGCTGCTCGGATGCGGCGTTGTGGGTTCGGAAGTCGTGCGCCTGGTCAACGAGCAGGCCGAGGAACTGGCCGCGCGCGTGGGCACGCCGATCGAGATCGGCGGGATCGCGGTCCGGCGCATGGACCGCGACCGCGGTGTCGATCCGGCGCTGCTGACCACCGACGCCACGGGTCTGGTGACGCGCCCCGACATCGACGTGGTGGTCGAGGTGATCGGCGGCATCGAGCCGGCCCGGTCGCTGATGCTCGCCGCGATGAAGGCGGGCAAGTCCGTGGTGACCGCCAACAAGGCGCTGCTCGCCGAGGACGGCCAGACACTGCACGCCGCCGCGCGCGACGCCGGGGTCGACCTGTACTACGAGGCCGCGGTCGCCGGGGCGATCCCGCTCCTGCGCCCCCTGCGCGACTCCCTGGCGGGGGACCGGGTCCACCGGGTGCTGGGCATCGTCAACGGCACCACGAACTACGTCCTGGACCGCATGGACTCCCTCGGCGCGGGCTTCACGGAGTCGCTGGAGGAGGCCCAGGCGCTGGGCTACGCCGAGGCCGACCCCACCGCGGACGTCGAGGGCTTCGACGCCGCGGCCAAGGCCGCGATCCTGGCGCGGCTGGCCTTCCACACCCAGCGGGTCACCGCCGCCGACGTGCACCGCGAGGGCATCACCGGTGTCTCGGCCGCCGACATCGCCAGCGCCCGCGACATGGGCTGCGTCGTCAAACTCCTGGCCATCTGCCAGCGCTCGGAGGACGGGGCGTCCGTGGGCGTGCGCGTCCACCCGGTGATGCTGCCGGTCGAGCACCCCCTGGCCGGGGTCAAGGAGGCCTACAACGCGGTGTTCGTGGAGGCCGAGTCGGCCGGCCGGCTGATGTTCTACGGCGCGGGCGCCGGGGGCACGCCGACCGCCAGCGCGGTCCTGGGCGACCTGGTCGCCGTGGTGCGCAACCGGATCGCCGACACCTCGGTGGCCGAGGGCGCCCACGACACCGGCCTGCCGGTCCACGACATGGGCCACACCATCACCAGCTACCACGTCTCCCTGGACGTGGCGGACCGTCCCGGTGTGCTGTCCAAGGTCGCGGAGATCTTCGCCGACCACGGCGTGTCCATCAAGAACGTGCGCCAGGAGGGCAGCGGGGACGACGCCCAGCTGGTCCTGGTCAGCCACCCGGCACCGGACTCCGCGCTCAGCAGCACGGTGGAGCGCCTGCGCGGCCACGACATGGTCCGCGAGGTCGCCAGCGTGATGCGCGTGGAGACCTTCGCCGACTGA
- the lysA gene encoding diaminopimelate decarboxylase: protein MSRYAHPAGSRHAEVLPEDNPPLPPEDLNELDPRVWPATSRRDDGELTVGGVGVATLARTYGTPLFVMDEEDFRGRARDFRTAFTDADVYYAGKALLTKAVARWVMEEGLKLDVCSGGELAVALAAGVPGDRIGMHGNNKSTRELRRAVEVGVGRIIIDSLDEIERLEGVAAELDRRPKVLIRVTTGVEAHTHEFVATAHDDQKFGFAMSTGAAAEAVRRVLAAPHLDLVGLHSHIGSQIFDTSGFEVAARRVTRFLAGVHEEQGVTLAELDLGGGLGIAYTSGDDPLDAKTIAQSLTAIVRRECEEAGLPQPRVAVEPGRAIAGPAGITVYEVGTVKDVEGIRTYVSVDGGMSDNIRTALYGSEYTGRLVSRESDAGPMLSRLVGKHCESGDIIVHDLHLPADLRPGDLVAVAATGAYCYSMASNYNHLPRPAMVAVRGGEARVIVRRETEEDLLRLDVG from the coding sequence ATGAGCCGCTACGCCCACCCGGCAGGATCCCGCCACGCGGAGGTCCTGCCCGAGGACAACCCGCCGCTGCCGCCCGAGGACCTCAACGAACTCGACCCCCGGGTGTGGCCCGCCACGTCCCGCCGCGACGACGGAGAGCTCACCGTCGGCGGCGTCGGCGTCGCCACCCTCGCCCGGACCTACGGGACGCCCCTCTTCGTCATGGACGAGGAGGACTTCCGCGGCCGTGCCCGCGACTTCCGCACGGCCTTCACCGACGCCGACGTCTACTACGCCGGCAAGGCGCTACTGACCAAGGCCGTGGCCCGCTGGGTGATGGAGGAGGGCCTCAAGCTCGACGTGTGCTCGGGCGGTGAACTGGCCGTCGCCCTGGCCGCCGGGGTCCCGGGCGACCGGATCGGCATGCACGGCAACAACAAGTCCACCCGGGAGCTGCGCCGGGCCGTCGAGGTGGGCGTGGGCCGCATCATCATCGACTCCCTCGACGAGATCGAGCGCCTGGAGGGCGTCGCGGCCGAACTCGACCGCCGCCCCAAGGTGCTCATCCGGGTCACCACCGGTGTGGAGGCGCACACGCACGAGTTCGTCGCCACCGCGCACGACGACCAGAAGTTCGGCTTCGCGATGAGCACCGGCGCCGCCGCCGAGGCCGTCCGCCGCGTCCTGGCCGCGCCGCACCTGGACCTCGTGGGCCTGCACTCGCACATCGGCTCCCAGATCTTCGACACCTCCGGCTTCGAGGTGGCCGCCCGCCGGGTCACCCGCTTCCTCGCCGGCGTCCACGAGGAGCAGGGCGTCACCCTGGCCGAGCTCGACCTCGGCGGCGGCCTCGGCATCGCCTACACCTCCGGTGACGACCCGCTGGACGCCAAGACGATCGCCCAGAGCCTCACCGCGATCGTGCGCCGCGAGTGCGAGGAGGCGGGCCTGCCCCAGCCCCGCGTGGCCGTCGAGCCCGGCCGCGCCATCGCCGGACCCGCGGGCATCACGGTCTACGAGGTCGGCACCGTCAAGGACGTCGAGGGCATCCGCACCTACGTCAGCGTCGACGGCGGCATGAGCGACAACATCCGCACCGCCCTGTACGGGTCGGAGTACACCGGCCGCCTCGTCTCACGCGAGAGCGACGCCGGACCGATGCTCTCGCGCCTGGTCGGCAAGCACTGCGAGAGCGGCGACATCATCGTGCACGACCTCCACCTGCCCGCCGACCTCAGGCCCGGGGACCTCGTGGCCGTCGCCGCGACCGGCGCCTACTGCTACTCCATGGCGAGCAACTACAACCACCTGCCCCGGCCCGCCATGGTCGCGGTCCGCGGCGGCGAGGCACGCGTGATCGTGCGCAGGGAGACCGAGGAGGACCTGCTCCGCCTCGACGTAGGCTGA
- the iscB gene encoding RNA-guided endonuclease IscB, translating to MFVLDKRGTPLQPCHPARARNLLRKERAVVARHTPYTIRLKDRTVADSQVEGVEVGIDPGSKHTGITVFTEQAGQRRGRYAIQLDHRGARIRKKMGQRSGYRRRRRSTNLRHRPPRFDNRIRPRGWLPPSLRHRVDTTVSWADQLTRLAPVRAVHVERAAFDTHALSAGRSLEESEYQQGTLCGFEVREYLLAKFDRSCVYCGATNTPLNIDHVHPRSRGGSDRISNLVLACVPCNQDKDDQPVEEFVKNARTLARVKAQAKSPLKDAAAVQSTRWALWRALDIRLPAHVGSGGRTKWNRTRNHLPKSHTLDALCVGKAETVTEVVHTVLVVGCAGRGSYARTRPDRHGFPRLRLPRTKGFFGFATGDLVRAVVPKGKKAGTHTGRVAVRASGSFNITTGHGTVQGIGHRYLRLLQRADGYAYTTRKESGVSSRS from the coding sequence GTGTTCGTCTTGGACAAGCGCGGCACCCCTTTGCAGCCCTGCCACCCGGCACGGGCACGTAATCTCCTCAGGAAAGAACGGGCCGTTGTCGCGCGCCATACCCCCTACACCATCCGGCTCAAGGACCGCACCGTAGCCGACTCCCAGGTCGAGGGCGTCGAGGTCGGCATCGACCCCGGCAGCAAGCACACCGGCATCACCGTGTTCACCGAACAGGCGGGCCAGCGCCGGGGCCGGTACGCGATCCAGCTCGACCACCGCGGCGCCCGGATCCGTAAGAAGATGGGACAGCGGTCCGGCTACCGGCGGCGCCGCCGATCGACGAACCTGCGCCACCGCCCGCCCCGCTTCGACAACCGGATCCGACCCCGGGGGTGGCTCCCCCCGTCCCTGCGTCACCGGGTGGACACCACCGTCTCGTGGGCGGACCAGCTCACCCGGCTCGCTCCCGTGCGGGCGGTGCACGTGGAGCGGGCGGCGTTCGACACCCACGCCCTCAGCGCGGGCCGGTCCCTGGAGGAGTCCGAGTACCAGCAGGGCACGCTGTGCGGGTTCGAGGTGCGCGAGTACCTACTGGCCAAGTTCGACCGCTCCTGCGTCTACTGCGGGGCCACCAACACGCCGCTGAACATCGATCACGTCCACCCGCGTTCCCGGGGCGGCTCGGACCGGATCTCCAACCTGGTCCTGGCCTGCGTGCCCTGCAACCAGGACAAGGACGACCAGCCGGTCGAGGAGTTCGTGAAGAACGCCCGCACCCTGGCCCGGGTCAAAGCCCAAGCCAAGTCACCACTGAAGGATGCCGCCGCAGTCCAGTCCACCCGGTGGGCACTGTGGCGGGCCCTGGACATCCGTCTGCCCGCCCACGTCGGCTCGGGCGGGCGCACCAAGTGGAACCGCACCCGTAACCACCTGCCCAAGTCCCATACCCTGGACGCGCTCTGTGTCGGCAAGGCCGAGACGGTCACCGAGGTGGTGCACACGGTCCTGGTCGTGGGCTGTGCGGGGCGCGGGTCCTATGCCCGTACCCGACCCGACAGGCACGGGTTCCCGCGCCTGCGGCTGCCGCGTACCAAAGGGTTCTTCGGGTTCGCCACCGGCGACCTGGTCCGCGCCGTCGTCCCGAAGGGGAAGAAGGCCGGGACCCACACCGGCCGGGTCGCGGTGCGCGCCTCGGGCAGCTTCAACATCACCACCGGCCACGGCACCGTCCAGGGCATCGGCCACAGGTACCTCCGCCTGCTCCAGCGCGCCGACGGCTACGCCTACACCACCAGGAAGGAGAGCGGCGTTTCCTCCCGGTCCTGA
- a CDS encoding DALR anticodon-binding domain-containing protein, whose amino-acid sequence MTPWDLEALAREAASRVFGLDPAEVPFVWPRHDHAGQGADAATALPPRLVSAVRDRLSGRGDPRLLVSDRIAAELVAMRDDGRCDFAHLLGDGRGFLNITLTEGQRHALLSAAAADAPRYLSGRSWDGEGSWPSSDLHEAGPVAQARRLARADARGRIGLATGGAAPPPGPDGASGWRDPYLDGDRGDLVTPAARALGTVGEASARVAFCRSIPEHPRESETTGGDLPVLPSEGRPGAWVRLTDANPAFRLRYAHAHAVSLSRWAEEGALPHSACAEHTAAPRGLLFDGPSALDTAARREEPHILVRYLEALASAYDEWRTCPAASTSPERTVPEPALPAAVAGVLRTGLFLLGVSAPTRL is encoded by the coding sequence GTGACACCCTGGGACCTCGAAGCGCTCGCCCGCGAGGCGGCCTCCCGCGTGTTCGGACTCGACCCGGCCGAGGTCCCCTTCGTGTGGCCGCGGCACGACCACGCCGGCCAGGGGGCCGACGCGGCCACCGCACTCCCGCCGCGCCTGGTCTCGGCCGTGCGCGACCGCCTGTCCGGCCGTGGCGACCCCCGGCTGCTGGTGTCCGACCGGATCGCGGCCGAACTGGTCGCCATGCGCGACGACGGCCGGTGCGACTTCGCCCACCTGCTGGGCGACGGCCGGGGCTTCCTCAACATCACCCTCACGGAGGGCCAGCGCCACGCCCTGCTCTCCGCCGCCGCGGCCGACGCGCCCCGCTACCTCAGCGGGCGCTCCTGGGACGGCGAGGGCTCCTGGCCCTCCTCCGACTTGCACGAGGCCGGACCCGTGGCCCAGGCACGGCGGCTGGCCCGCGCCGACGCGCGCGGCCGCATCGGACTGGCCACGGGCGGGGCGGCGCCGCCCCCCGGGCCCGACGGCGCGTCCGGCTGGCGTGACCCCTACCTGGACGGCGACCGCGGCGACCTGGTCACGCCCGCCGCCCGTGCGCTGGGCACCGTTGGCGAGGCGAGCGCGCGGGTGGCGTTCTGCCGTTCCATCCCGGAGCACCCGCGCGAGTCCGAGACGACCGGCGGCGACCTGCCGGTCCTGCCCTCCGAGGGCCGTCCCGGCGCCTGGGTGCGCCTCACCGACGCCAATCCCGCCTTCCGGCTGCGCTACGCCCACGCCCACGCGGTCAGCCTCTCGCGCTGGGCCGAGGAGGGCGCACTGCCGCACTCCGCCTGCGCCGAGCACACGGCCGCGCCCCGCGGACTCCTCTTCGACGGCCCCAGCGCCCTGGACACCGCCGCGCGCCGAGAGGAACCCCATATCCTGGTCAGATACCTGGAAGCGCTGGCCAGTGCCTACGATGAGTGGCGGACCTGTCCGGCCGCCTCCACGTCACCGGAGCGGACCGTTCCGGAACCGGCGCTACCAGCCGCCGTCGCCGGAGTCCTTCGTACCGGGCTCTTCCTGCTCGGAGTGTCAGCGCCCACAAGGCTGTAG
- a CDS encoding response regulator, with protein sequence MNALPTRVLVVEDDEVIRELIRLNLELEGFEVFTAVDGQDCLDRVGYIDPHVITLDVMMPRLDGWTTAERLRADRATPRRVLILVTARAQEEDHRRGEHIGVDAYLTKPFDPDVLIDTIRELVAADGRAR encoded by the coding sequence GTGAACGCCCTACCCACACGGGTTCTCGTCGTCGAGGACGACGAGGTGATCCGGGAACTGATCCGCCTCAACCTCGAACTGGAGGGGTTCGAGGTCTTCACCGCCGTCGACGGACAGGACTGCCTCGACCGCGTCGGGTACATCGACCCCCACGTCATCACGCTCGACGTGATGATGCCGCGCCTGGACGGCTGGACCACCGCCGAGCGCCTGCGCGCCGACCGGGCCACGCCGCGGCGCGTGCTCATCCTGGTCACGGCGCGTGCGCAGGAGGAGGACCACCGCCGCGGCGAGCACATCGGCGTCGACGCCTACCTCACCAAGCCCTTCGACCCCGACGTGCTCATCGACACCATCCGCGAACTCGTCGCCGCCGACGGGAGAGCGCGGTGA
- a CDS encoding LacI family DNA-binding transcriptional regulator produces MAQGSNGRATLADVARRAGVSHATASRALNGSTRNVRPDLRQRVLAAAGELGYVVNSAAQAVARGRGEHIALLVNGINDDYFSPVASGVLHAAEADDRMVTMISSRNSPEQATRVVASLRAQRPRAIILAGGRSVTAGAWDARLVDELTLYQNEGGRVVAISEEGLPFDTVAVGNRAAGADLAAQLADLGYRDFTVLAGPAQARTAHDRVAGFREALAERGIEVGEDRVIHCGFDRDGGYAAAGECLRRRAPTRLLFAISDAVAVGAIARLREAGMDLPGEMAVAGIDDVPALRDVSPALTTVRLPWPEAGRAALDLVAEPDDTGPRVVRLRGHVVLRESTPALGRL; encoded by the coding sequence GTGGCGCAGGGCTCGAACGGCCGGGCCACCCTGGCCGACGTCGCGCGGCGGGCGGGGGTGTCCCACGCGACCGCCTCGCGGGCCCTCAACGGCAGCACTCGCAACGTGCGGCCCGACCTGCGGCAGCGGGTCCTGGCGGCCGCGGGCGAACTCGGCTACGTCGTCAACTCCGCCGCCCAGGCGGTCGCCCGCGGCCGGGGCGAGCACATCGCGCTGCTCGTCAACGGGATCAACGACGACTACTTCTCACCCGTGGCCTCCGGCGTCCTGCACGCCGCCGAGGCCGACGACCGCATGGTCACCATGATCTCCAGCCGTAACAGCCCCGAGCAGGCCACCCGGGTCGTGGCGTCCCTGCGGGCCCAGCGCCCGCGCGCGATCATCCTGGCGGGCGGGCGCTCGGTGACCGCCGGTGCGTGGGACGCGCGCCTGGTCGACGAACTGACGCTGTACCAGAACGAGGGCGGCCGGGTCGTGGCCATCAGCGAGGAGGGACTGCCCTTCGACACCGTCGCCGTGGGCAACCGCGCCGCCGGTGCCGACCTGGCCGCGCAGCTCGCCGACCTCGGCTACCGGGACTTCACCGTCCTGGCCGGCCCCGCGCAGGCGCGCACCGCCCACGACCGGGTGGCCGGATTCCGGGAGGCCCTGGCCGAACGCGGGATCGAGGTCGGCGAGGACCGCGTCATCCACTGCGGCTTCGACCGCGACGGCGGCTACGCCGCGGCCGGCGAGTGCCTGCGCCGACGCGCCCCCACCCGGCTGCTCTTCGCCATCAGCGACGCGGTCGCCGTCGGCGCCATCGCCCGGCTGCGCGAGGCGGGCATGGACCTGCCCGGCGAGATGGCCGTCGCCGGGATCGACGACGTGCCCGCCCTGCGGGACGTCTCCCCGGCCCTGACCACGGTCCGCCTGCCCTGGCCCGAGGCCGGGCGCGCGGCCCTGGACCTGGTGGCCGAGCCCGACGACACCGGCCCCAGGGTGGTCCGCCTGCGCGGTCACGTGGTCCTGAGGGAGAGCACACCCGCGCTCGGGCGCCTTTGA
- a CDS encoding ABC transporter substrate-binding protein, which yields MRTPPKGLTVPAAACCAVLLATACGGGGAQDGETGSTDRSADIEAALEEGGELTLWTWSTKFDDAVAAFEEEHPQVSVEVVNAGQSADQYTALQNAISAGENVPDLAMVEYFALPQLALSEQLEPVGDWGLDSLEPEFTASSWEQMSYGEGTYGLPNNTGPLVMIYNEQVFEDAGAEVPATWDEFAEAAELIQEDSGAHIASIDPGDAGGVDSLIWQGGGRPFQFEGESGTVDFTDEGTQRVTAYWSDLVERDLAASQPGWTDEWWRALGDGSLATWVTGAWALGNISNTLTDNAGDFRVAPAPVWDEAAPENAENGGSGFSVVRGSDDTALAMGFLEWFSTNEASLDAQVAAGSFPAQTSVLEDPDYLAAEYDYFGGQQANEVLVAASEGVADGWQYLPYQVYANSVFGDSVGPEIEEAGSIQDGVEAWGEELRSYGNEQGFQVD from the coding sequence ATGCGCACACCCCCCAAGGGCCTGACAGTCCCCGCAGCGGCCTGCTGCGCCGTCCTCCTCGCCACCGCCTGTGGCGGAGGCGGCGCGCAGGACGGCGAGACCGGGTCCACCGACCGCTCCGCCGACATCGAGGCCGCTCTGGAGGAGGGCGGCGAACTGACCCTGTGGACCTGGAGCACGAAGTTCGACGACGCGGTCGCCGCCTTCGAGGAGGAGCACCCGCAGGTCAGCGTGGAAGTCGTCAACGCCGGGCAGTCCGCCGACCAGTACACCGCGCTGCAGAACGCGATCAGCGCCGGCGAGAACGTCCCCGACCTCGCCATGGTCGAGTACTTCGCCCTGCCCCAGCTCGCGCTCTCCGAACAGTTGGAACCCGTCGGCGACTGGGGCCTGGACTCGCTGGAGCCGGAGTTCACCGCTTCCTCGTGGGAGCAGATGTCCTACGGCGAGGGCACCTACGGCCTGCCCAACAACACCGGGCCGCTGGTGATGATCTACAACGAGCAGGTGTTCGAGGACGCCGGCGCGGAGGTCCCCGCGACCTGGGACGAGTTCGCCGAGGCCGCGGAACTCATCCAGGAGGACAGCGGCGCCCACATCGCCTCGATCGACCCCGGCGACGCCGGCGGCGTGGACAGCCTCATCTGGCAGGGCGGCGGACGCCCGTTCCAGTTCGAGGGGGAGTCCGGCACGGTCGACTTCACCGACGAGGGGACCCAGCGCGTCACCGCCTACTGGAGCGACCTGGTCGAGCGCGACCTCGCCGCCTCCCAGCCCGGATGGACCGACGAGTGGTGGCGGGCGCTGGGTGACGGCTCCCTGGCCACCTGGGTCACCGGGGCCTGGGCGCTCGGCAACATCTCCAACACCCTGACCGACAACGCCGGCGACTTCCGGGTCGCGCCCGCGCCCGTCTGGGACGAGGCGGCCCCGGAGAACGCGGAGAACGGCGGATCGGGCTTCTCCGTGGTGCGGGGCTCGGACGACACCGCCCTGGCCATGGGCTTCCTGGAGTGGTTCTCCACCAACGAGGCCTCACTGGACGCCCAGGTCGCGGCCGGATCCTTCCCCGCGCAGACGTCCGTCCTGGAGGACCCCGACTACCTCGCCGCCGAGTACGACTACTTCGGCGGCCAGCAGGCCAACGAGGTCCTCGTGGCCGCCTCCGAGGGGGTCGCCGACGGCTGGCAGTACCTTCCATACCAGGTGTACGCGAACTCCGTCTTCGGCGACAGCGTCGGACCGGAGATCGAGGAGGCCGGATCCATCCAGGACGGCGTGGAGGCCTGGGGCGAGGAACTGCGCTCGTACGGTAACGAGCAGGGATTCCAGGTCGACTGA
- a CDS encoding carbohydrate ABC transporter permease: MSATTEPRRTPAADTAPPRGGDRPPAPARTRRRRSRRRTSVLLQAAMALMVLYTLLPLYWLAVNSTKTNGELFTSNGLWFGSEFALWDNIVTTVTYQDGIYLTWLFNTALYSITGAVGATLICALGGYALAKFDFPGKRAVRAVVFGAITIPATALAIPTFLLFAELGITDTRMAIIIPALVSPFGLYLMTVYAADSVPDSLLEAARIDGAGPWTTFWRVAFRLLAPGVATVLLFNLVHTWNNYFLPLIMLSDPTLYPLTVGLNQLNSQVTTGANLEPVYNVVLTGSLLAIVPLIVCFLFLQRYWQSGLAAGSVKQ, translated from the coding sequence ATGAGCGCGACCACCGAACCCCGGCGGACCCCGGCCGCCGACACCGCGCCCCCGCGCGGCGGCGACCGCCCACCCGCACCCGCCCGCACCCGACGGCGCCGGAGCCGGCGCCGGACCAGCGTCCTGCTCCAGGCGGCGATGGCGCTGATGGTCCTCTACACGCTGCTGCCGCTGTACTGGCTCGCGGTCAACTCGACCAAGACCAACGGCGAGCTGTTCACGTCCAACGGCCTCTGGTTCGGCTCAGAGTTCGCGCTGTGGGACAACATCGTCACCACGGTCACCTACCAGGACGGGATCTACCTGACCTGGCTGTTCAACACGGCCCTGTACTCGATCACCGGCGCCGTGGGGGCCACCCTCATCTGCGCCCTGGGCGGCTACGCCCTGGCCAAGTTCGACTTCCCGGGCAAGCGGGCGGTCCGGGCCGTCGTCTTCGGCGCGATCACCATCCCCGCCACCGCCCTGGCCATCCCCACGTTCCTGCTCTTCGCCGAACTCGGGATCACCGACACCCGGATGGCGATCATCATCCCCGCCCTGGTCAGCCCGTTCGGCCTCTACCTCATGACCGTCTACGCCGCCGACTCCGTCCCGGACTCGCTGCTGGAGGCGGCCAGGATCGACGGCGCGGGCCCCTGGACCACGTTCTGGCGGGTCGCGTTCCGGCTGCTCGCCCCCGGCGTGGCCACTGTCCTGCTCTTCAACCTCGTCCACACCTGGAACAACTACTTCCTCCCGCTGATCATGCTCAGCGACCCGACGCTCTACCCCCTCACCGTCGGGCTGAACCAGCTCAACAGCCAGGTGACCACGGGGGCCAACCTCGAACCCGTCTACAACGTGGTCCTGACCGGCTCCCTCCTGGCGATCGTGCCGCTGATCGTCTGCTTCCTCTTCCTTCAGCGCTACTGGCAGTCGGGTCTGGCCGCCGGAAGCGTCAAGCAGTGA